TCTGGGATGTGGTTCGTTGGTCATTAAGGTGCCATAACACAGGCATGGCTATGCTTAGGAAATTGTCCCAAGTAAGTCTGGTTCCTGAAAGTATAATTAAATGGCAAGGCATTCATATTAAACACTCAAATAAACTATTATAATATTTAGAAATTCCAATACATCTTAGAAGAAAATGGATTTAATAACTATCACCTGagcactttaaaaataacttcagttgaaaacataaaataattTGTTCGTTTTGAGACTACTCTACAAACGATCTAGATGAATAGATATGCTCAGGAATGGTAAAATAAATCTGGAGGTGGTTATTATATTGAGGCTCAAAGGTGACCAAGGCAAAATGCTTAAAAAAGCCAAACTGCATCCAGACAGAAAAGCTATGTGTATCAGACCACaagtctacctagtccagcatgtctttcagtggccaactagctgccatTGAGAGACTCACATAGGACAAGATCCAATAGGCACCCTTCATCTCATGTTCCCAGAAACTGGTATCACAGGCATCCTACCTCCACTACTGAGAATAGTTCTAGCAAGAACATCAAAGAACTCTCAACTATTATTCCTATCTTATCTCCTAAGCATTTGCCTTGAATTGGGGTTGTGCCAGTGTTTTAATTCGGCATCCTATTTTATAGTACCTGTTGTTCATAACCGGGTGAAGAGCATTTGATATTCTACCATGCCCACTATTGTAGGAAGATGTCTTTCTAAAGATGCTTATGTACAAACATAAAGAGTAGGCAATGCATAAAGCCTGATACCTAAATGTCAAATGAGATTGCAGTCAATGGTGCAAAGCAGTGTCAAGCACACAGGGCAAGAGCGCTTGGTAAATAATTTACACAGTGATTGTCAATGTTTACATTATTTCAGTGCAGAAAATACATTCCTATTTttggagaagaaaaaaggaatattttACATGGCATTATATGCTTTCATATCTCCATTAAACAAGAGGTTGAAGGAGTTCCTGGCAAATTGCTAATCAACACAATTCAGCTTTCCCATTAAACTGGAAGGGAAAATGAGTTAACATCTTCCCTAACCGTTGGCCAGTTGAGGCTGATGGGTTTTGAAGTCCCAACATATTAAACTTTGCCTAGGTCCTGTTACACAGCTCTTCTATTTTAATACACTACTATCAAGGTCTAATTTACATAGATTGCAGCTCTCCATTACAGAATCACTTTCCAAAGCCAAAATACTTGCAGTTCTGCACTAGTAGTTTAAGCAATTTTGGAGAAGTGTTTAAGCATCACTTAGTGCCTTTCTGAAACAATACCTGACCCCTGACCCCCACTGACAAGTCAGGTTATATTTACATACCAGCCAAAAGTGAAACTagtaaaagtaaaatacaaagtGGATCTGGGAAATGGTGCACTGCTAGAAAGGCCTGTTTCTGTTTGCTTAATAATTTAGCAACAAGCAAGTTCCATGGTTTTGCAGATTCGTTATCATACTGGAGTTACAGATAATCACTACAAATTCTTTATTACAAAAAACTATGAGCTGTTTCCTTCACTGTTTGTTACTGTCTTCTTCTCTGGATCAAACTGAGTGCTTTCAAACAAAATCTTGTTTTTTATACCTTCTTGAATCATGCGTTGCTGAATCCTTAGTTTTGCATTATTGTATCTGCAATAGACCCTTAGGAAAGAAAAACAAGCACGTATTATCCATTTTCCGGCTTTAGAGAAACTACTTGTTCAGATGTTGTCATACTAAACCAGCTTTAAAGAGGATACAAATGCTTTACAGGACTTCCTCAGATAACAAGACTATTCTGGGAACAAACGATAGAATAGATGTGTATgtatatctatacacacacacacacacacctatctgcCCTGGATTCAGGGTCTATATTTCCtagatggaagggctccttccatcaaCAGAAGGTTCCTGATCCATTGAAGCATTTCTATTAGTAAAATTGgggtggaggtgatcttcattGATTTCCTCCTCCCAGTGCAGTCCCTGTCTTCCccaaaaaatctgctctggagggttgggggaccctttgCAACAGTGGGGAAAGGTGATGCTGGGTTGGCAGAGGGAAGCGGGAGGTGGTTGGTTTCCCCCCTCTACCACATaccagagggaagggggaatcagaAAGGGTGCCCTCCCACCTTTCTGCTAGCAGGTGCATTCTGAGTGAAACTCCACTTGGTATACTCCTGCTGGAAGAAAATAAACCCTTTATTTCAGATATTAGTTTGGGCTGTTGCAGCTGGATGACAGACCTCCCTCCCGCCTCTTTTAGATCACACAAATATATATTGATACGACTGctctcaacccacccaccccaagtaagATGCTATATAAGGAGCACAAGCATGCTTACTCTTTTAGTTGCTGTCTCCCTCTTCctgtacaatttttaaaataaaaagctttgAGAGGATTTTATGTTTAAAGATGGCCTAAAAGAAATTTTGAATTAAATTAACATAGAAGAAAAGAATTGGAAGTAAACCTTGTAATTTGCATCAGTGAAGACAATGAAGACATGAAATGGACTATACTGCATCTTCATGTGAATACTTTAAAAATCCTACGCAAAAGGGCTAGAGCGAGGTGCTGAAAGTGCACACGGGCTGTCTGCCATATCCTCAGGAATGGTCTGGCATGCTGTGATGTGGGACAGCTGAACTCAAAATCTGTCCATCATGCGTGCATGATTATGTGACAGTCCACACTTGCAGTGATAATTTACCATAATTCCAAAAACATACACACCAGCATCCTAGTGTTGTCAGGATAAAACCTCCCACTCCAAAGTCACAGGATCGTCTCACTCTGCCTGAGGGGAAAGAGAAGTTcattcatatttaaaatatataaagcagTTAGCATGAAGAAaggaaaaatataaaacaagcatATTTCAGAAGTATTTACATATCTATTTGTATAATTGAGGTTTAGATAATCTTCAGGACACTTACTATGCTTGTACAGAGCCCAATGGGTTGTAACCAACAGTGTCTTTCCACCAGTGGAAATTAatttttcctcccctgcccctgtgtgcagagggaggaggggaaggggaatttcCATTGTGTGAACATACATCCACTTCTGTAGTTTTGGAGTTAGTCCCATGAGATTACATGTTAAATCACAGAATGAAACTGCAGGAAACGGGGAAATTTGGCTAACCACTACCATAAGAGAAATTTGACAAAACCGGAATAATGGGAACAAAGACAGGCTGTGTTGaacaaaaaatgtaaataatgcaGGCTCTGTAGCTATCAGCTGAAAGAGATCTAACTTCAATTGACTGAAATGAGTCCTCTTTACTTACTGATTCAGCTGCCAAATTATATTTATGAATATCCCAACTGCTCAGAAGTTTAAAGAACTGTCAGAATACAAGATTTAGAAAAAGACGGGTCTGAATGTCTTTGCTGGGAAGGGGTTTAAAGAGAAGGAAGTAGGCACGCCTTTGAAGTGTTGATAAAATGTAACAGTGTGTGCATTAAAGTGATGCATGCATGGCAAAGGAATGGAGCCATATGAAAGTGTAAAGGGAAAATGGAAACAGACAACTTTACACACAAAAAGATATACCTGCAAATTTACATGGATGTTCACTTTTACTTACTAGTTGCCAAAAAGTGTCCAAGGCCCACAGCGACACTACCCAATGATCCATAGAGCACTGATTCTCGAGCACAAGGGACATTTCTGACATCAAGTATTCCCAGCAGTTTAAAAGACTTTGGGAAGAATGAAATATATGACATCAAAACATTCTCACAGAACCAATGCAATTTTATTGTATGGTTTTCTAATGAACAAGAGCAACCATCTACCTGCCCAATAGGACTGCCAAATTTAGTTCAAGAAAGGACTAAATAGTTTTGAGAATTTTAGCAGGCACAGCTTCTCCTACTGGATCACAATGACAGAAAAGCTGCACCGAGTACAAGTCTCCTACATGACTATTCTAGGAAAACTAATttttaatcattatttatttatttatttattacacttatatactgctcccatagccagggctctctgggcggtttacagaaattctaaaattgagataaaaacaagtatacaaaatttaaaactctaaaaatttaaaactctaaaagtatacaaaatttaaaactctaaaacacagaacatacacacataaagcattaaaaaccgttaaaaaactaaacatgtgggtgattaagatgtgccgccatatgcctgggcaaagaggaaagtcttaacctggtgccggaaagatagcagcattagtgccaggcgagcctcatcagggagatcattccatagtctgggggccaccaccgaaaaggccctatccctcgttgccacactctgagcctctctcggagaaggcacccggaggaggaccttagatgttgagcatagtgaccgggtatattcacgtatATTACTATGGCACAGTAGATTTTTGGTTACTACTAAAGGATGCTTTTCAAAGGGAAAAAACATACTTAGTCATTTGGATTGTCAACTACTATGCAGCTACAGGGTGGAAGGGGGTGTCAAAACTATCCTTATTTTGGAACTTGGAGATAAAGCGAGCTGAAAGGATCTGTTAGTGTTTGGTCAGTTGATGCTATCAACTACATTGTGCTTCTGAGCCATATTTCTGGATTCGGTGGCACCATATTGTGGTGGTTCCCATACTTTTTGGATGGTAGGTTACAGGAAATGGTGATAGGGGACTGCTGCCCTACTCTGTAGCAACTGATCTGCAAAGTACCCCAGTGTTCCAACTCaactgggaccaggatatctgtaTGACATCCCCCTCCCATATGAGCTATCCATTTCCTTAGTCTCATTCTATATTCTCCCCACTTCCCCGTTTGAAGTGCAGTGGATGGCTATGAAAAACAGGGCCTATTCAGAGGCATCACCTACTTTGTGGAACTTTCTCCCAAAGGAGACCCACCTCATTCATTAGtaaggttcagatgacacattaagacATGGTTATTGCAGAGAATCTGTTGCCTATGGCTGtgttgcattttcttttgctgccgCATGCACAAAGTGGTATTTCGGTAAACTGATCTAGAAAtagtttattaaaatatttatggccagatctacaccaagcaggatattacactttgaaaactatatggggtgtgttctgggccccaacccaacagttgtcactactgttataaaccgtattaaagtagtagtgtagttcctgcccaaaTTATGTTTCAAgtgcattatttttattgttgttaagtGCATGAAGATGAAAACTAAGAATCCAATGcattttagatagaaaaaagtcctacaattcctggcATTCCACAGCCAACACTGCTGtctagggaatgctggaagttgtgggacttttttctatctaaacatgcataacgcTGCACCCTAAGAGATTTCTGGAGACAACTacttcttgttttttaaattcacTATTATTGCTTTGGGGCTTATTTAATTTGTATCTAGCACTGCTacttaaatgtatatgtttctgTACTTGCTGCAATACTTGTTCAGCTTATACATTAGCAAATAATATTAAGAATGTTTCTCCCCTTTAAAAACCTGACTTCTATCTCCCACCATGCAAAGAAGAGGGAACATAAAACAAAAGATACGAATTTAAGTATTTAGAGCTATAGTTACAT
This sequence is a window from Elgaria multicarinata webbii isolate HBS135686 ecotype San Diego chromosome 4, rElgMul1.1.pri, whole genome shotgun sequence. Protein-coding genes within it:
- the LOC134397556 gene encoding cytochrome c oxidase assembly protein COX20, mitochondrial, whose product is MASEGETKDSEKSFKLLGILDVRNVPCARESVLYGSLGSVAVGLGHFLATSRVRRSCDFGVGGFILTTLGCWVYCRYNNAKLRIQQRMIQEGIKNKILFESTQFDPEKKTVTNSEGNSS